Within the Pseudoalteromonas ulvae UL12 genome, the region TGAATACGTTACACTTACTTTTTTACAACGAGAATTGCTGTGATCCCAATCAGTCAAGTGCCCCCTGCTTCCCTCTCCTGCAGCACATGTGAAGCCTGTTGTTGTCGATTAGAAGTGTTGTTAATTACCGATACAGGGGTTCCAAGCCAGTACATTAAAAAAAATCCACATGAAATATCGACCATGTTACGTTTAGCCGATGGTTGGTGTGCAGCGTTAGATCGTAATACGATGCGCTGCTCTATCTACGAAGTACGTCCGTTGATTTGCCGTGAATTTGAATTAGGTGAAGCAGACTGTCGCAGTGAACGAGCCAAATTCGGCTATTAATCCTCAGGATTGTTACAAGAAAATAGCAGTTAACGATTGTTTTGATATCAAAAAAACTCATTTAACGTTAACATTTGACGAGAAAATTTTAATAGAAAATCAGCAAGGCGAATTAAAGATGGGCAGAGCGTATCAGAATAAAAAAGACTCAATGGCAAAAACAGCCGGAGCAAAAACAAAAGTTTATTCGAAATACGGTAAAGAAATTTACGTATGTGCAAAAAATGGTGGTATTGATCCGGATGGTAACCTTTCCTTGCGCCGCCTTATAGAACGAGCGAAAAAGGATCAAGTGCCTGCACACGTTATCGAACGTGCAATTGAAAAAGCGCAAGGCTCAGGTGGCGAAGACTATAGCACTGCTCGCTATGAAGGATTTGGCCCAGGTGGATGTATGATTATTGTTGATTGTTTAACCGACAATAACAATCGCACTTTTTCAGATGTGCGGGTTTGTTTTACCAAAGCCAATTCAAAAATTGGTGCCCAAGGCTCTGTGGCGCATTTGTTTGATCATTTAGCTATCTTTGCATTTGATGGTGACGATGATGAAGCCGTACTTGAAGCACTATTAATGGAAGACATTGATGTCTCAGATGTCGAGAATGAAGGCGGTAAAATTACGGTATTTACCCCACATACCGAGTTTTTTAAAGCAAAAACCGTATTAGACAGCCTAGATGGAGTCAAACTCGATGTCGAAGAAATCGCGTTTGTGCCGCAAAACACCACACCTATTTCTGGCGACGATGTAGAAGTATTTGAACGTTTCTTGGCGATGCTTGAAGATTGTGATGATGTTCAAGAGGTTTACCATAACGCAGAAATTACACAATAATTTCACTTTGTACCAATACAACTCTGCTCAGCTGTAAACGAACAGATTAAAAATAATGATTCAGGCGCTTTTTGCGCCTTTTTTTGGAGCTTTTATGAGCTTGGATGATTTTTTATATACCCTTAGAAATACTCCCGAAGAAATAACGTTTTCCCTCTCTATTAGCATCATTGATACTTATTATCAATTTACGCCCACAGCTTTTCAGAATGCAGGACTCGACAATCCAGCTGGTACAAATAATGGTTCGTGTAAAATATTTTCGTTTGGGTTATTACATAAACTCAGCGAGCAGCAAACTCTGGCTTTATTCGCTCAGTATTATCAAGATGTGCTCAATACACCTGATGGAGACGATCATCAGAATATTCGCCACTTTATGCGCCATCGGTGGTCTGGGATTGACTTTCCTACGGCTGCTTTAACATTACGTTAAAAAGTAATCGAGTTATTCAATCTTGAGTGGCATTTTCGGTATTGACTGTAATACTTGTATTGCTAGTTAATTTACTCAAGGATAAGAAAATGTTTAAAAAAGTAGCTCCATTTGTTGCTCTGGGTGTATTGGTTTCATTAAGCGGTTGTAGTAATACGAGTGGTTTGGAAGAACAAGTTAAATCGTTAAATGCTAAAGTTGACTCATTAACCATGAAAGTTGATGGCTTATCATCTGATGTTGCTTCTGCCAATTCGATGGCATCGCAAAATAACAGTGATATTAAAATGCTTAAGTCGTCTATTGATTCAGCGCAAGCTGACGCCAGTAAAGCCAATGATCGTTTAGATAACTTAGTGTCTTCTTATAAGAAATAACATCGCCAATTGATGAACTCATAATAAAAAACCTGCCAAAAATGGCAGGTTTTTTATTGAATAAAGTCAGCTGCTTTATTGAATATATAACGGCTTAATGAAAGCAAGTTGATGTTTATCGTCATCAGTCAATGGTCCACAATTAACCCATAAGACTAGCAACGCATCTAGCTGAGTGTCCTCGCCAGACATTTTTTCAGCTAACAAGGCAACTTGCTCTGTCATTCGAATTGCAGGATCCCCTTTTGGTTCTGCAACTTGCGATAAAATTTCCATTCTGACAAACACCTGTTCACGGGTAAGGCTTGATGGCTGTGATGTTTGCCAATGCTGCGGTATTGCAGTACCGTGTTCAAGCGCAGCAAACAACTGATCATAATTAGCGTTCAATTGTTGCTCATCAATTGTCGATATGGCTTGATTAACGGCGGCTAAAAGTTGCTTCACTTTGCCTTGCAGCGGTTTATCCTGAGTATCAATACGCTGCTGTAACAGGTTGAGTGTATCGGTTAGCTCGAGGAGCGACCCTTTATCATTCACCTTGCTTTCGAACACATTTATCAGCGTTTCTAATTCACGTTCAAGTTCAGCGCTCTGCTTAGCCACTTGTTGATCGTGCTGTGCTTTTGATTCATCACGTCTGGCAAATAAAGCATCGTTATATTGACGAAATTTTTGCCAAAGTTCAGGCTCTTGTTTATTACCTGCAAAACCTAAGGTTTTCCACTTTTGTTGCAAAGATTTTATTTCCTGACAAGCAGCAAACACATCTTCACTTTCACTTAATAGTTTAGCCTGTGAAACAACCTGCGCTTTGAGTTCTGCATTACTGCGGTGCATGGTTCTGATCGCAGTCGAAATAGGTCTCTCTGCACTCTTATAGGCATCTAATAAGTTTTTGTAAGCTTTTGCATCGACGCTACCCGCTGTTCGCCACTGTTTAAGTAATTTATTAAATTGTGACTCTACGTGTTTGATATCAAATTCAGGTTGTTCGATTTCAACAGTTAACGCCTGTAATTTGTCAATAATAGCTTGACGAGCTGCAAAGTTAACCGAGCGTTCTTTTTCTTGCTCAGCAAAAAATTCTCTACAGGGTGTAAACGCCGATTCGACCAACTGATTGAAAATTTCTGCATTTTGCTTATCTTGATCCGAGACAATTTTGCCTAAATCATTCCATTGACGGCGAAAGGTTTTTACTTCTTCTGCGCGTACTTTTGGATCATGGCAAGCTGTTTGGACCAATAATTTAAGTTCTTCAATCAGGGCTTCACGTTTTGGTGCCCCTACGTACTCTTGCCAATCTTTTGCTTTACTGAGCTCATCAGCAACATGTTGATAATCTTTTTCAAGTTGCTGCTGGTAGTTAGGCGTCAATGTTTGGTAAATCTCATGCATGCCTTTAAATACACCAAAGGCAACGTTGAAACGGCCTTGGTTAATTAACCGGCGCAAATCTTTAAGCTTTTTATGACACTGATTTTTGCTCTGCTCAAGGGGGCCTTTTAACGGTTCAATAGCCGTGTGCCATTGTTGCTCTAACATTTTTAGCTGCTTTTTGGCTGAAGCGTTAAACGTGCGAGGTAATTGCTTTAACAATACTTTACTTTGCTTATGCCAACTTTGATATGCCAGTGTCGCGTCGTCATACTGCGCCACATCATTGGGTATCTCAACAGTACTGAATTTGGCCAATTGTTGGTTGAAAGCCTCAAGCGTCGCCATGGTTTCTGGTAACTCAGCTAATATTGCTGCTAACTGCTCAAAGCGAGTCTGACTCTGTGCATCCACTTGTGGTGTCATTTTTAGTAACGCTTCTGTATGGCGGGCCATATCGTTAAGCGCTGAGACATTGTGTGATAAAAGATCATCTAACACGGTACTCATTTTATCTTCAAACTGGCTCAGCGCCTGTGCTAATACCTGTTGCTGCGCGGCAATTTCACGCAGCTCTGCAGCCTTTTGTTCAGCTAAGTGATAAGCTTCGCCAAGCGTGGTAATTTTCTTTTCTAATTTTTGTTCAAGTGTTCTGAATTTGTTTTTGAATTGCTCTTTTGATTCATTATCAAGCCAGACTAATTCTAATTGGTTCCATTGCTCATATAATGCAATAGCTTCATCTTTGACTTGTAGATAGTCATTTTTGTCACGCAGTGCATTCAACTTAGCTAAAATTAATGTCACCTCTTTGGTGATTTTCACCGGCATTTCTTTAGCTAGTTTTGCCTCAGCTACTTTTTCTTCTATCAATTTAAGAGCAGCCGGTTTCGCTTTATTTTTTACACTTTTTATTAATTGATATTGTTCAATTAAATCTAATAACTTTACTTGAAATTGCTCGTTCGCCTGTTGAAAAGCGGTTTCAATTAAGCTGGGCTTTGCCAGACGTTTAAGTAATTTCAAGCGCAGTAGGTCATCTTGGTCATTTAATGCAAGCTTTTCGAGAACCGTATTTTTATTACAACGGTCGATATAATCAATTCGGTGCTCTGCTGGCAATGATTGATCTGCATTCAATACCGCTGACATTATTTGTTTTTCTGCTAACTCTTTTATGGATTGCTCTTGCTCTTGCTTAAACGCTTGCCACCACGAAGTCATATTATTGAGCTTAGTAAGGGCTTTTTTGCGCACTTCAACCGCTTCATCACTAAAGGCTAACTGATTTAAAATGTCGTGATCTTTACTTTGCTTACAATCGAGCTTTTCTAAAGCACCTAAACGAATCGCTAGCTTTGGGTGTTTCCATTTAGGCGTGAAAAGGGTCTTAAATATCATTTTGGTTAAACCTTGCTATGTCGTTGCTAGAGGCAAATTGGCGTTTCAATTCTTGTTTTGACTTTTGTACGATGTGACCATCTGCACCAACAGTAAATTGCTGTTCAGACTTTTCAATTTTTGCTTGATACAACATGACGGCTTGAATAGCTTGATCTCTTTGCTCAGGCATCAGTGGTGTTCCATCTGGCCACTTACCTGTTGCTGCGCCATATTGCAAACGCTCATATAACTCTGGGGTAATGTTGTTTACGAGTTGTTCAATATTCATAGGTATTATTTCTTTTTCAAAAAAACGATGCGAATACGATTAATTAAGTACCATAAAAACCCTACGGCAATCGCCCCTTGGCAGATCATCATTTCGGTTGATTGGGGTTCAGGTGTACGAGAATACAGATATAAAAAGCCCGAAAGAAATAAAATCAACGCTAAAAATGAATGATTCATCAGCTTTTGCTTTTGTTCGTAATAATGCTGTGTTGCTATCACTTGGCGACTTTGCTCGGTCAAACCTTGCAAAGCGAACTGACAATGTGGACATTGTTTGTGTTTACTGGATGCCGGCTTTTTACAGTTGGGGCAATCGATTCGTGCCATACTCGCTCCTACATACTACTTAACGACACCGTCAAGGGACAAGAATAAAAAAGGCGCCCTATTGGACGCCGCATATTCTACTCTTTTTCATCGTCCTTGTCTTTTTTAAACTTCACCCAATAATCATCCACAGACTGCTTCATTTCTTTATGGAGGATCATAATACCCAGTAAGTTTGGTAAGGTCATAACAACAATAGCCACTGCTGCTAATTTCCAAACAAGTGTAGTATCAGCAAACGAAGCCCAAAAGAACCCTGCAACGTAAAAAACGCGATATGGCATGACTGAGCGACTACCTAATAAATAAGTCATGGCACGGTCACCATAATAAGACCAAGCAATTGCAGTTGAAAAAGCAAACAATAATAAACCAATCGAAACAATGTATTTACCGTTTTCCCCAAAGAAACCGCGTGTAAATGCTATTGTTGTCAGTTCAGCTGAGTGAACCAATGATTTGCCTTTGACTAAGATTGCAGTGTCGTCAATAACACCATCAACAATGTCAATTGTACCTGTGTAAACATGGCGTTCAGTTAAACCAAACCGAATATCTTCACCAATTGAGCGCGAATGAAGAACAGTAAAATCTTGGTTGACCGCTTTACCCTCAATGACATTGATTTGGCCATTGTAGAGTTCTACGTTATTGGCTTCATCATTTAGGTAATCAAATAAGACCTTACGATCGGCATCGTCTGACTCAGTGTAATTACCTTTTAGGAAGGTCATACTCGAACGTTCAAAACTGGTTTCAAATTTTTCGTTCCATGCACCTGACGATAAAATCACTAAGCCAGTTAAGGTACAAATAATGATAGTGTCAATGAATGGCTCTAAAATAGACACCATACCTTCAGACACTGGCTCATCCGCCTTCGCTGAAGCATGCGCGATAGGTGCAGAACCTTGACCAGCTTCATTTGAGAATAAACCACGGTTTACACCACGGTTAAACGCATAAGCAAACGACGCGCCTAAGAAACCGCCCGCTGCAGATGAACCAGTAAATGCATTACTGAATACAGCCGCAAA harbors:
- a CDS encoding HopJ type III effector protein; amino-acid sequence: MSLDDFLYTLRNTPEEITFSLSISIIDTYYQFTPTAFQNAGLDNPAGTNNGSCKIFSFGLLHKLSEQQTLALFAQYYQDVLNTPDGDDHQNIRHFMRHRWSGIDFPTAALTLR
- a CDS encoding DUF349 domain-containing protein codes for the protein MIFKTLFTPKWKHPKLAIRLGALEKLDCKQSKDHDILNQLAFSDEAVEVRKKALTKLNNMTSWWQAFKQEQEQSIKELAEKQIMSAVLNADQSLPAEHRIDYIDRCNKNTVLEKLALNDQDDLLRLKLLKRLAKPSLIETAFQQANEQFQVKLLDLIEQYQLIKSVKNKAKPAALKLIEEKVAEAKLAKEMPVKITKEVTLILAKLNALRDKNDYLQVKDEAIALYEQWNQLELVWLDNESKEQFKNKFRTLEQKLEKKITTLGEAYHLAEQKAAELREIAAQQQVLAQALSQFEDKMSTVLDDLLSHNVSALNDMARHTEALLKMTPQVDAQSQTRFEQLAAILAELPETMATLEAFNQQLAKFSTVEIPNDVAQYDDATLAYQSWHKQSKVLLKQLPRTFNASAKKQLKMLEQQWHTAIEPLKGPLEQSKNQCHKKLKDLRRLINQGRFNVAFGVFKGMHEIYQTLTPNYQQQLEKDYQHVADELSKAKDWQEYVGAPKREALIEELKLLVQTACHDPKVRAEEVKTFRRQWNDLGKIVSDQDKQNAEIFNQLVESAFTPCREFFAEQEKERSVNFAARQAIIDKLQALTVEIEQPEFDIKHVESQFNKLLKQWRTAGSVDAKAYKNLLDAYKSAERPISTAIRTMHRSNAELKAQVVSQAKLLSESEDVFAACQEIKSLQQKWKTLGFAGNKQEPELWQKFRQYNDALFARRDESKAQHDQQVAKQSAELERELETLINVFESKVNDKGSLLELTDTLNLLQQRIDTQDKPLQGKVKQLLAAVNQAISTIDEQQLNANYDQLFAALEHGTAIPQHWQTSQPSSLTREQVFVRMEILSQVAEPKGDPAIRMTEQVALLAEKMSGEDTQLDALLVLWVNCGPLTDDDKHQLAFIKPLYIQ
- a CDS encoding YkgJ family cysteine cluster protein — its product is MIPISQVPPASLSCSTCEACCCRLEVLLITDTGVPSQYIKKNPHEISTMLRLADGWCAALDRNTMRCSIYEVRPLICREFELGEADCRSERAKFGY
- a CDS encoding YebC/PmpR family DNA-binding transcriptional regulator, yielding MGRAYQNKKDSMAKTAGAKTKVYSKYGKEIYVCAKNGGIDPDGNLSLRRLIERAKKDQVPAHVIERAIEKAQGSGGEDYSTARYEGFGPGGCMIIVDCLTDNNNRTFSDVRVCFTKANSKIGAQGSVAHLFDHLAIFAFDGDDDEAVLEALLMEDIDVSDVENEGGKITVFTPHTEFFKAKTVLDSLDGVKLDVEEIAFVPQNTTPISGDDVEVFERFLAMLEDCDDVQEVYHNAEITQ
- a CDS encoding alanine/glycine:cation symporter family protein — translated: MQEFGNLLDSLDGMLGGAAWFPYVLLGVGLFFTIYLKFPQVRYFRHALQIVSGKHEKKSAEGDTTHFQALATALSGTVGTGNIGGVALAISIGGPAALFWMWMTAFFGMTTKFVEVTLSHKYREKTEDGTMAGGPMYYMDKRLNMKWLAVLFAIATVISSFGTGSLPQINNIAQGMEATFGFAPIATGAVLSVLLALVILGGIKRIAAITSRVVPLMAAVYIIGALAVIFYNIENIGPSFAAVFSNAFTGSSAAGGFLGASFAYAFNRGVNRGLFSNEAGQGSAPIAHASAKADEPVSEGMVSILEPFIDTIIICTLTGLVILSSGAWNEKFETSFERSSMTFLKGNYTESDDADRKVLFDYLNDEANNVELYNGQINVIEGKAVNQDFTVLHSRSIGEDIRFGLTERHVYTGTIDIVDGVIDDTAILVKGKSLVHSAELTTIAFTRGFFGENGKYIVSIGLLLFAFSTAIAWSYYGDRAMTYLLGSRSVMPYRVFYVAGFFWASFADTTLVWKLAAVAIVVMTLPNLLGIMILHKEMKQSVDDYWVKFKKDKDDEKE
- a CDS encoding Lpp/OprI family alanine-zipper lipoprotein; this encodes MFKKVAPFVALGVLVSLSGCSNTSGLEEQVKSLNAKVDSLTMKVDGLSSDVASANSMASQNNSDIKMLKSSIDSAQADASKANDRLDNLVSSYKK
- a CDS encoding YeaC family protein, with protein sequence MNIEQLVNNITPELYERLQYGAATGKWPDGTPLMPEQRDQAIQAVMLYQAKIEKSEQQFTVGADGHIVQKSKQELKRQFASSNDIARFNQNDI